From the genome of Psychrilyobacter atlanticus DSM 19335, one region includes:
- a CDS encoding amino acid ABC transporter ATP-binding protein, giving the protein MIKIENLYKSYGDLEVIKGISKNIDKGEVVAVIGPSGSGKSTFLRCINMMEEITSGKVVVQGKDLTDPKVNINKVRQNVGMVFQHFNLFPHKTVLENLMLAPMKVKKMKKTEIMEKSKTLLKKVGLEDKADVYPDSLSGGQKQRIAIARALAMEPDVLLFDEPTSALDPEMVREVLDVIRDLVKSGMTMIVVTHEMGFAKSVANRVFFMDYGVVLEDASPKELFEAPTHERTKEFLDKVLNH; this is encoded by the coding sequence ATGATTAAAATAGAAAATTTATATAAAAGTTATGGTGACCTGGAGGTAATAAAGGGGATAAGTAAAAATATAGATAAGGGAGAAGTTGTAGCAGTGATAGGACCTTCTGGATCTGGGAAATCTACATTTTTAAGATGTATCAACATGATGGAGGAGATAACTTCAGGAAAGGTAGTTGTACAGGGGAAAGATCTTACAGATCCCAAGGTGAATATAAATAAAGTCAGACAAAATGTAGGGATGGTATTTCAGCACTTTAACTTATTTCCTCATAAGACAGTATTAGAAAACCTTATGCTGGCACCTATGAAGGTGAAAAAGATGAAAAAAACAGAGATTATGGAAAAATCAAAAACCTTATTAAAAAAAGTAGGACTGGAAGATAAGGCAGATGTATATCCCGATTCTCTTTCAGGAGGGCAGAAACAAAGGATTGCAATAGCTAGAGCGTTAGCTATGGAGCCAGATGTACTTTTATTTGATGAACCAACATCGGCACTGGATCCTGAGATGGTAAGAGAAGTACTGGATGTAATTAGAGATTTAGTAAAATCTGGTATGACTATGATAGTTGTAACTCATGAGATGGGCTTTGCCAAGAGTGTAGCCAATAGAGTATTCTTTATGGATTATGGAGTTGTTTTGGAGGATGCTAGTCCCAAGGAGTTATTTGAAGCTCCTACCCATGAAAGAACCAAAGAATTTTTAGACAAGGTATTAAATCATTAA
- a CDS encoding amino acid ABC transporter permease has protein sequence MAYLETLKGIFIDGDRYMYILKGLLFSINVTILAAIIGIVLGVVLALCRLSHFYPFKNKFNPLSQGALIYVDLIRGTPAVVQLMVLANVIFVGSLRDVPILVVAGLAFGLNSAAYVAEIIRAGIEGLDKGQSEAARALGMNYLTTMKEVIVPQAVRKILPTLVSEFISLLKETSIVGFIGGVDLLRSANIITSQTYRGVEPLIAVGVIYLILTSLFTKFMRKIEEKVKN, from the coding sequence ATGGCATATTTAGAAACACTTAAGGGAATATTTATAGACGGGGACAGATATATGTATATCCTGAAAGGGTTATTGTTTTCCATCAATGTAACAATTTTAGCAGCAATAATTGGAATAGTATTAGGAGTAGTACTCGCACTCTGCAGACTGAGTCACTTCTACCCATTTAAAAATAAATTTAATCCATTATCTCAGGGAGCGCTCATCTATGTAGATCTAATTCGTGGAACACCAGCTGTGGTACAACTGATGGTTTTAGCCAATGTAATATTTGTGGGATCTCTGAGAGATGTACCAATCTTAGTGGTAGCAGGGTTAGCCTTTGGATTAAACAGTGCAGCATATGTAGCAGAGATTATAAGAGCAGGAATAGAAGGGTTAGATAAGGGACAGAGTGAAGCAGCCAGAGCATTGGGGATGAATTATCTAACTACTATGAAGGAAGTTATAGTACCTCAGGCAGTGAGAAAGATACTCCCGACATTGGTAAGTGAATTTATATCACTATTGAAGGAAACATCTATAGTTGGATTTATCGGTGGGGTAGATTTACTGCGTTCGGCAAATATAATAACCAGTCAGACATATAGAGGGGTAGAACCACTTATAGCGGTTGGAGTTATCTACCTGATACTGACAAGTTTATTTACTAAATTTATGAGAAAAATCGAGGAGAAGGTGAAAAACTAA
- the thiC gene encoding phosphomethylpyrimidine synthase ThiC has protein sequence MNNYTTQMNAAKKGIITKEMRDVLASETIDEKTLLKKMSEGKIVIPANKNHKSLRGIAVGEGLKTKVNVNLGVSEDSYDLDLEFEKVKKALEYKADAIMDLSIFGATNEFRTKLVEYSDVMLGTVPMYDAVAKYGKNIKDMTVDDLFEVVEEHAKNGIDFLTIHAGLNQVCAERVDNNPRLTKVVSRGGAILYEWMKLNKKENPFYEHYDRLLDICVEHDVTLSLGDGLRPGSIKDATDAPQIQELLFLGELTKKAWARDVQVMIEGPGHVPLHEIAANMQLEKKLCHGAPFYVLGPLVTDIAPGYDHITSAIGGALAAASGADFLCYVTPAEHLRLPDLDDMKEGIIASRIAAHAGDIAKQIPGAIEWDNAMSKARGELNWDNMLELCIDPVKAKAYRKSSQPIDGETCTMCGDLCPIKRTKDLA, from the coding sequence ATGAATAATTATACAACACAGATGAATGCAGCTAAAAAAGGAATAATAACAAAGGAAATGAGGGATGTATTGGCATCTGAAACTATAGATGAAAAGACATTACTTAAAAAGATGAGTGAGGGAAAGATCGTAATACCTGCAAATAAAAATCATAAATCTCTTAGAGGAATAGCTGTTGGAGAAGGTCTAAAAACTAAGGTAAATGTAAACTTAGGAGTATCGGAAGATTCATATGATTTAGACTTAGAATTTGAAAAGGTAAAAAAAGCATTGGAATATAAGGCAGATGCAATTATGGATCTTAGTATCTTTGGAGCTACCAACGAATTTAGAACTAAATTAGTAGAATATTCTGACGTTATGTTAGGAACTGTGCCTATGTATGATGCAGTAGCAAAATATGGGAAAAATATAAAAGATATGACAGTAGATGACCTCTTCGAAGTAGTGGAAGAGCATGCAAAAAATGGGATAGATTTCTTGACTATCCATGCAGGCTTAAACCAAGTATGTGCAGAAAGAGTAGATAACAACCCTAGATTAACTAAAGTTGTAAGTCGTGGAGGAGCTATCTTATATGAATGGATGAAATTAAATAAAAAAGAAAACCCATTCTATGAACACTATGACAGACTGCTTGATATATGTGTAGAGCACGATGTAACTCTTAGTTTAGGAGATGGACTTAGACCTGGAAGTATAAAAGATGCAACAGATGCTCCTCAAATTCAAGAGTTATTATTTTTAGGAGAGTTGACAAAAAAAGCATGGGCAAGAGATGTACAGGTAATGATAGAGGGACCTGGACATGTTCCATTACATGAGATAGCTGCTAATATGCAATTGGAAAAAAAATTATGTCATGGAGCGCCATTTTATGTATTGGGGCCTCTTGTTACTGATATTGCGCCAGGATACGATCATATAACTTCAGCGATTGGAGGAGCATTGGCAGCTGCCAGTGGAGCGGATTTTCTTTGTTATGTAACACCAGCAGAACACCTTAGATTACCGGATTTAGATGATATGAAAGAGGGAATAATCGCTTCTAGGATCGCGGCTCATGCAGGGGATATAGCTAAACAAATTCCCGGGGCAATAGAGTGGGATAATGCTATGAGTAAAGCCCGTGGAGAATTAAACTGGGATAATATGTTAGAACTATGCATCGACCCTGTAAAAGCAAAGGCATATAGAAAATCATCTCAACCAATAGATGGGGAAACTTGTACTATGTGTGGGGACCTGTGCCCTATAAAAAGAACTAAAGACCTTGCATAA
- the thiE gene encoding thiamine phosphate synthase: protein MKKTKGTIPHGIYGITGEKFANGRSNIECVRSMIDGGIKIIQYREKEKSIKEKVEEIIEIRRLCLENNVIFIVNDHVDIAILVDADGVHVGQDDMEISHVRKLIGKDKIIGRSTHCLEHAKKAVADGADYIGVGPIFKTTTKEKDPVGLEYLEEVIKNIDLPFVAIGGIKESNVEEVKRLGAASICMVSEIVGAENIVEKIKKLNEIID from the coding sequence ATGAAAAAAACTAAAGGGACTATACCTCATGGAATATACGGGATCACAGGGGAGAAGTTTGCCAATGGAAGGTCTAATATAGAGTGTGTGAGATCTATGATTGATGGTGGAATAAAGATAATCCAATACAGGGAGAAGGAAAAATCTATAAAGGAAAAGGTAGAAGAGATTATAGAAATAAGAAGATTATGCCTTGAAAATAATGTTATTTTTATAGTCAACGACCATGTAGATATAGCAATTTTAGTAGATGCAGACGGGGTTCACGTAGGGCAGGATGATATGGAGATATCTCATGTAAGAAAGTTAATTGGAAAAGATAAGATAATAGGAAGATCTACCCATTGTCTGGAGCACGCCAAGAAAGCTGTGGCAGATGGAGCTGATTATATTGGGGTAGGACCTATATTTAAGACAACTACGAAGGAAAAAGATCCTGTAGGACTGGAATATTTAGAAGAAGTTATAAAAAATATAGATCTGCCTTTTGTAGCAATTGGTGGGATAAAAGAGAGTAATGTAGAGGAAGTAAAAAGGTTGGGAGCTGCCAGTATATGTATGGTCAGTGAGATAGTAGGAGCAGAAAATATTGTAGAAAAGATTAAAAAATTAAATGAAATAATAGATTAA
- the thiF gene encoding sulfur carrier protein ThiS adenylyltransferase ThiF, translating into MKIGILGAGGIGSNVAVNLVRSGVSNLKIADFDRIENSNLNRQFYFHDQIGKSKVEALRENLTRIAPNLEIEIIDKKIEKNNIKDLFFDCDILVEAFDKKEYKTLLVEEFYDSNKLIVSASGIAHHDTDNIHTKKFGENLYVVGDFKKGIDKYKTYSPKVLIVASIMANLVMNKGGYYEKN; encoded by the coding sequence ATGAAGATAGGTATTTTAGGAGCTGGAGGGATAGGATCAAATGTAGCAGTTAATTTAGTAAGAAGCGGGGTATCGAACCTTAAGATAGCTGACTTTGACAGGATAGAGAATTCTAATCTCAACAGACAGTTTTATTTTCATGATCAGATTGGAAAATCTAAAGTAGAAGCATTGAGGGAAAATTTAACGAGGATAGCACCAAACTTAGAGATTGAAATCATAGATAAAAAAATTGAAAAAAATAATATAAAAGATCTATTTTTTGACTGCGATATCCTGGTAGAAGCCTTTGATAAGAAGGAGTATAAGACTCTATTAGTAGAGGAGTTTTATGATTCTAATAAACTTATTGTTTCAGCCTCTGGGATAGCACATCATGATACCGACAATATACATACTAAAAAATTTGGTGAAAATCTATATGTGGTTGGAGATTTTAAAAAGGGGATCGATAAATATAAAACCTACTCTCCTAAGGTTTTGATAGTAGCTTCTATAATGGCTAATCTTGTGATGAATAAGGGAGGATATTATGAAAAAAACTAA
- the thiH gene encoding 2-iminoacetate synthase ThiH: MSFYKEVEKFKDFDMEKYMDELTHEEIKRSIKKDKLTKFDFLNLLSPKAKDHLEEMAKEAQRRSVQQFGKIISLYIPMYISNYCTNECTYCGFNKNNKIDRKHLKLNEIQAEAIEIAKTGIRHILLLTGEAEGLVGVDYIEDAVKILKKHFDSVVVEIYPLETEEYRRLGNIGVDGLTIYQEVYDEKIYKSVHLGGKKSDYMWRLETPERGAKAGLRSINIGTLFGLGDLVEEAYLSGLHAEYLTDKYLNSEFSISLPRINEAEGGYKSKYILDDASFVQFVLAYRLFLPKAGINISTREVAEFRDNLIGLGVTKFSAGSKTNVGAYSDMEKSTPQFEISDNRSVEETESAIRERGYQVVHKDWELIV; this comes from the coding sequence ATGTCATTTTATAAAGAAGTAGAAAAATTCAAAGATTTTGATATGGAAAAATATATGGATGAACTTACCCATGAAGAGATAAAAAGATCTATAAAAAAAGATAAATTAACTAAGTTTGATTTTTTAAATTTGTTATCTCCTAAGGCCAAGGATCATCTGGAGGAGATGGCAAAGGAAGCCCAGAGGAGGAGTGTCCAGCAGTTTGGAAAGATAATAAGTCTGTATATCCCCATGTATATTTCAAACTACTGTACCAATGAATGCACCTATTGCGGATTCAATAAAAACAATAAGATTGATAGAAAACACCTTAAATTAAATGAGATACAAGCTGAAGCTATAGAGATCGCCAAAACAGGGATAAGACATATCCTCCTTTTAACAGGGGAAGCCGAAGGGTTAGTGGGAGTAGATTATATAGAGGATGCAGTTAAAATATTGAAAAAGCATTTTGATTCTGTAGTGGTAGAGATATACCCATTGGAGACAGAAGAATACAGGAGGTTAGGTAATATTGGAGTTGACGGACTGACTATATACCAGGAAGTTTATGATGAAAAAATCTATAAAAGTGTACATCTGGGAGGAAAAAAATCAGATTATATGTGGAGGCTGGAAACACCTGAAAGGGGAGCTAAAGCAGGACTTAGAAGTATAAATATCGGGACCTTATTTGGATTGGGAGATTTGGTAGAGGAAGCTTATCTATCGGGACTTCATGCTGAATATCTTACAGATAAATATTTAAACAGTGAGTTTTCTATCTCACTGCCTCGTATAAATGAAGCAGAGGGTGGTTATAAGAGTAAATATATCTTAGATGACGCAAGTTTTGTTCAGTTTGTTTTGGCTTATAGACTATTTCTTCCTAAAGCAGGGATAAATATATCTACCAGAGAGGTTGCGGAGTTCAGGGATAACCTGATTGGATTGGGAGTGACTAAATTTTCAGCAGGATCCAAAACCAATGTAGGAGCATATAGTGATATGGAAAAATCAACACCACAATTTGAAATTTCAGACAACAGAAGTGTGGAGGAGACAGAAAGTGCCATAAGAGAAAGGGGTTATCAGGTAGTTCATAAAGACTGGGAGCTGATTGTATGA
- a CDS encoding thiazole synthase, with protein MDKLILGGVEFKSRLLTGTGKFSSKDEIPKMLEASQSQIITMALRRVNLNNSDENILNYIPKDITLLPNTSGARNAEEAIKIARIARAAGCGDFIKIEVINDMKYLMPDNAETIKATKVLAGEGFIVLPYMTPDLIAGQRLKEAGAAAVMPLGSPIGSNRGIETKAMIEIMIENIDLPIIVDAGIGKPSQAAEAMEMGAAAVLVNTAIACSPNPAEMGEAFALAVKAGRMAYKARMAEESRYANASSPLTGFLHNN; from the coding sequence ATGGATAAATTAATATTAGGCGGAGTGGAATTTAAAAGCAGATTGTTGACAGGAACAGGCAAGTTTTCTTCTAAAGATGAGATACCAAAGATGCTAGAGGCCAGCCAGTCACAGATAATAACCATGGCTCTTAGAAGGGTAAATTTAAATAATAGTGATGAAAATATATTGAATTATATTCCTAAAGACATTACTCTACTGCCCAATACATCAGGGGCTAGAAATGCAGAGGAAGCCATAAAGATTGCAAGGATAGCAAGAGCTGCAGGATGTGGTGATTTTATTAAGATAGAGGTAATAAATGATATGAAATATTTAATGCCGGATAATGCGGAGACTATTAAGGCAACGAAGGTTCTGGCAGGTGAAGGGTTTATAGTATTACCGTATATGACTCCAGATCTAATAGCTGGACAGAGATTAAAGGAAGCTGGAGCAGCAGCAGTAATGCCTTTGGGGTCACCTATAGGATCAAATCGTGGGATAGAAACTAAGGCAATGATTGAGATAATGATAGAAAATATAGATCTTCCAATCATCGTGGATGCAGGGATCGGGAAACCATCCCAGGCAGCAGAAGCTATGGAGATGGGAGCAGCAGCAGTACTTGTAAACACTGCAATAGCGTGCTCTCCTAACCCAGCTGAGATGGGAGAAGCTTTTGCATTGGCAGTAAAAGCAGGAAGGATGGCATACAAAGCTAGGATGGCAGAGGAAAGCAGATATGCCAATGCATCGTCACCACTGACAGGTTTTTTACATAATAATTAG
- the thiS gene encoding sulfur carrier protein ThiS, which produces MEITLNGEVKKVEAENIHDLVKSLGLDSDGVVILHNDEVVKKNLWSRSNLNLRDSVEVLYFVSGG; this is translated from the coding sequence ATGGAGATAACTTTAAACGGTGAGGTAAAAAAAGTAGAAGCAGAAAATATCCATGATCTGGTAAAAAGTTTAGGGCTGGATAGTGATGGTGTGGTGATTTTACACAACGATGAGGTCGTAAAAAAGAACCTTTGGTCGAGAAGTAATTTGAATTTAAGAGATAGCGTAGAAGTATTATATTTTGTATCAGGGGGATAG
- a CDS encoding PHP domain-containing protein, translated as MIDLHMHSTFSDGTLTPTQLIERAKQNNIEVMAITDHDNVDGLKEGRIEAEKKGITFINGIEVSANFLNKDIHILGYFLNLEDEEFLEWLKNLQEKRQNRTLEILKKLADLGIDISLSEVEGEVLGNVIGRPHIAKIIIKKGFAVTMDQVFDRYLGDGKPAYVPKVGVDMVEVVKKLKANGAVVILAHPHLISHPDDTVINIIDNLIKNGLDGLELYYPNIALRKKNKLMKIAKKRDLILTGGSDFHGLHRAGIDIGLGNISTEVFQKMVEKKEKIDKNRKNI; from the coding sequence ATGATAGATTTACATATGCATTCTACATTTTCAGATGGGACACTGACTCCTACACAGCTGATAGAACGAGCTAAACAAAATAATATAGAGGTCATGGCTATTACCGATCATGATAATGTAGATGGACTGAAAGAGGGAAGAATAGAGGCAGAAAAAAAAGGTATAACATTTATAAATGGAATAGAGGTTTCAGCTAATTTTTTGAATAAAGACATCCATATACTGGGGTATTTTTTAAATTTAGAGGATGAAGAATTTTTGGAATGGCTAAAAAATCTTCAAGAGAAAAGACAGAATAGAACCTTGGAGATACTGAAAAAATTAGCTGATTTAGGAATAGATATAAGTTTATCCGAAGTAGAAGGGGAAGTTCTTGGGAATGTAATCGGACGGCCTCATATAGCTAAGATAATAATAAAAAAAGGTTTTGCAGTTACCATGGATCAAGTATTTGACAGGTATTTGGGAGACGGAAAACCTGCATACGTTCCCAAGGTAGGGGTTGATATGGTGGAAGTAGTAAAAAAATTAAAAGCCAATGGAGCTGTAGTTATCTTGGCTCACCCACATCTGATATCCCATCCAGATGATACAGTGATAAATATAATAGATAATTTGATAAAAAATGGATTGGACGGGCTGGAACTGTATTATCCTAATATAGCTCTGAGAAAAAAAAATAAACTTATGAAGATAGCTAAAAAAAGAGATCTTATCTTAACTGGAGGTTCTGATTTTCATGGACTTCACAGGGCAGGGATAGACATAGGGCTAGGAAATATTTCTACAGAAGTGTTTCAAAAAATGGTAGAAAAAAAAGAAAAGATTGACAAAAACAGAAAAAATATATAA
- the megL gene encoding methionine gamma-lyase, with amino-acid sequence MKGIQEKGFGTKAIHGGAEKNPFGTLTTPIYQSSTFVFDSAEQGGKRFALEEAGYIYSRLGNPTSSVVEGKLALLEGAEAALATSSGMGAISSTMWTLLKAGDHLLADKTLYGCTYAFLCHGLTKFGIDVEFVDTSDLEAVKKAMKPNTRIVYLETPANPNLKVVDVTAVCEIAHKNEGTKVVVDNTFATPYLQNPIKLGADLVVHSATKYLNGHGDVVAGFVAGDLETVTQIRLIGVKDMTGSVLSPQDAFLMIRGMKTLELRMERHCSNAYDIARFLDDHPMIEKVYYPGLESHEGHEIAKEQMNGFGGIIAFDVKGGIEAGKKLLNSLELCTLAVSLGDTETLIQHPASMTHSPYTREERLASGITDGLVRISVGLEGVNDIIDDLKQGLEKL; translated from the coding sequence ATGAAAGGGATTCAAGAAAAAGGATTTGGAACAAAGGCAATACATGGAGGAGCAGAAAAAAATCCATTTGGAACATTAACTACACCGATATACCAAAGTTCTACATTTGTATTTGATAGTGCAGAACAAGGTGGTAAAAGGTTTGCTTTAGAAGAAGCAGGATATATTTATTCAAGATTAGGAAACCCTACATCAAGTGTTGTAGAAGGAAAATTAGCATTATTAGAGGGAGCAGAAGCGGCGTTAGCAACTAGTTCAGGAATGGGAGCTATCTCATCTACTATGTGGACATTGCTTAAAGCTGGGGATCATTTATTAGCTGACAAAACTTTATATGGGTGTACATATGCTTTCTTGTGTCATGGATTAACTAAATTTGGAATCGATGTAGAATTTGTTGATACTTCTGATTTAGAAGCTGTGAAAAAAGCTATGAAACCTAATACTAGAATAGTTTATTTAGAAACACCGGCAAATCCTAACTTAAAAGTTGTGGATGTAACAGCTGTTTGTGAGATAGCTCATAAAAATGAAGGAACTAAGGTAGTAGTAGACAATACATTTGCAACACCATACCTTCAAAATCCTATAAAATTAGGTGCTGACTTAGTAGTTCATTCAGCAACTAAATACTTAAATGGTCATGGAGACGTAGTAGCAGGATTTGTAGCAGGAGATTTAGAAACAGTAACTCAAATAAGATTAATAGGTGTAAAGGATATGACTGGTTCAGTTCTTAGTCCGCAAGACGCTTTTCTTATGATAAGAGGAATGAAGACTTTAGAGCTTAGAATGGAAAGACATTGCAGTAATGCATATGACATAGCTAGATTCTTAGATGATCATCCTATGATAGAAAAGGTATATTATCCAGGGCTTGAATCTCATGAAGGACACGAGATTGCAAAGGAGCAAATGAATGGATTTGGTGGAATAATAGCATTTGACGTAAAGGGTGGAATAGAAGCTGGGAAGAAATTATTAAATAGCTTGGAGTTATGTACTTTGGCAGTAAGTTTAGGAGATACAGAAACATTGATCCAGCATCCGGCATCGATGACACATTCTCCATATACTAGAGAAGAGAGATTAGCATCAGGAATTACAGATGGATTAGTTAGAATATCTGTAGGTTTAGAAGGTGTAAATGATATTATAGATGATTTAAAGCAGGGATTGGAAAAGTTATAG